DNA sequence from the Vicia villosa cultivar HV-30 ecotype Madison, WI linkage group LG3, Vvil1.0, whole genome shotgun sequence genome:
TTGTGACTCTGTGATAATTTTGGTTGAATTAAAACTGTGATTGGTGATGATcttaaattaattataagatgGTGATGAATTTAGTTGGAATAAACTGGGAACTGTAATTGTAACAGAATACCCTTTAGGGAGCAGTGACGGACGTCACTACTGTAAGAGGGGAAGAATTCCACAAATGAAGGGAGGGGTGCCGAGCGGCACACCCTAGTGGTGACGGCCGTCAAGGGCCTTTATGAGAATTTTAGTGTGGCCTATGTTCTTTGTGATCACATAATAAAAACTTGACTCTTTTAATAAGTGCTTGCATTTGCAATCACAGCCATGCATGTCCATAGAAAACAATTCTATCCTTTGTTAAAATAGAACATGAATCTAATTTTAAATGGTGACGTTGTATGGTGAATGTCTAGAAAATTTAGAAATAGAGATATGTATTAGTTCATGTAGTCGCTCATAGCATGGTATGACATAGTAATTTACCAATTAATGTGAGCaactaatttaataattaaatagtaATAGCATTAGAATATAATTAATTGTAGGATTTATGGCAGAAGTGTGACTTATAATATCAGTAGCAGGAAGTTTAGCAGATAAGTAAAATAGTTGTAGCAGATATTTATACCAGTACAGAAAACTGGAGGTAGCAGAACCAACTTTGAGTATACTTCTAACTAAACTAAGAGTTAATTATAGAACCGGAAATTAATTAACCGAGTAGTATAATTTAGGCAAGTCCGAAATCGATTCGGTAGTCGTAAAGTTGATATATTTTGGCAACGTTTTCGGCGATGTTTTGACTTGTTGCATATTTTGAGATATTGCGAATTTTGTGAAGTTGCAGGAAATTAAAGTGACGAGTAATTATCAATAatgattgatatattttggcgatgtaggcgaatgccttATGCGACGTTATTTTGTGATTGATTGTGGTTTGTTGCATTTTATAGTGTCTCATGAATTGCATGTTGTAGCGACTACCTGGATTGGAAAAAtagtgatgaaggcttatgcctgatTTAATGGCTATATTAACTGGCAATTGgagatgggggctgaagccctgggtaccacatgcatgatgcaTTAGTTGTGTCTCATTCATTTGTTTTAGTGTGACGTTGTGCGTGATtatgtgattttgattttgaattggtTGATTGGAATTGAAACCTGAGATATATATTATGACTTGAGCCGTAATATACTTTTTATCAtgactttatttatattgtttgatatcacACCCTTTGCTTGTTTTCGCTGTTGCCTTTATATTTGTAACGTGAGTTGAGTCGGTtttcgctctgatacgtagcactcggggggataaaacgattgtttcaATTGTTATTTCTTTTGCTGACTTTTCATATTGTtctggtttaaattgtaacttaaagttaccgtgcaaagatgctacgacttgatttgaatatttatgaagtttgttgattccgctgcgagttaattattgtatttaaacaaagtgatttttagtgaTGATTTGATTATCATTTGAAAttcatgtgctatgtatctatatgaaggcaagtaagccgtaaatgtttttgaaatgaggaatatgtgatacctcaaatgaacttgtttgaaatttatactctgatttttattataattaccgggtagatttggggtgttacatatcaAAGCGCAAATCCAGTCTAGATGTGTCTTTTAAATAGCATACTGCAAACCTAATTGAAGAGTAGAACTTACGGGGAATAATTTAGGGTTTGCGTGTTAATTGTGAACCTCTCTAATATCATATTGATAGAAGAGTTGGACGTTATCATTGAATTGTaagttatgtcatgcattcataagtttttaagtattgaatgtatgtatgtcacttaggtatcattgatacataaatctaagtttgtgttGCTTGTGTTTTAAGCTATTgctcttgatcaaagcttttaagcaagatcaagtattcttGTTGATTAAAAGGTTCTTAGTCTAGTATCACTTGTAATTGAAGATTGTGGTAAAGGGCTTTCTATATCTGTAAATAGGATTGTTATTGTGGGACATCATTGCGGTGATTGGATGTGAGAAGGGTTTCTCTTCTCTAGGAAGTTATTGggtagaagttgcactgggtagggattaagtgagaagttgtaaaccggAGATTGTTTATCTTCTAATTTATATTGCAAAttgtggatttccttcctggcttggtagcccctagagtagttATTGTTTATGtaacacccaaattccccaacggtaatataataaaattcatagtttttaatttttaaattaaaaacacaATAATTAGGATGCTACACTTTGCAACTTATAAAACTTGTTCAAAAATGCAtagatagatacataacacatcaaGTGGATGaaccaacaacaattccaacatagTTATCAACTTTAACAACATTAACGCGGAAGAAATAAACCtattattcttttcaaaaactctcATCAACATGATAGCAACATCTATTCAATAAAAAGAGAGTTCTTAATACTCCAACAAACAACAAGATTAAAACATCAACATATCAAAAAAAGACAAGCGTTCATCCCCACTAGTGTTACTTATCAGAGCATAGACACCAACTCTTAAAATAAGAAGAGCAACCTCTTTTGGACTTCAAAACCTCGGACTACTTCTGATTATCTGCATGTTACCCACGTAGAGGCAACATTCACACagtaaagggtgagatatcacaaTAATATAAAAGAAAGCACAATAATAAGCAAATAGCAATTTAATCACGCATAGTCATGCATCTTCACTTTACACCTGCACATATTTACGGCAATCACAAGGCATTTCAAAATACAATCAATACAACACATAAATTTCCATCATAGTAgaattcatacatcatataacatcgggttaataataataatgtaatgcAATGAGACCGACaccgactcaatgcatgtggtaccaactatGCATAAGCTCTCACCATAGTGCCAATTTGGAATTGAAGGATTTACCCCGATCATTTGGTTTTCTCGAATCATAAGTATTAATAAGAGTGTTAGCCTCATCAATATTTGAAGTAATATCAGGTTTAGGAAGTAAAGAGATATTATTACTTTCCTCTTGGATTACCATGGAATAAACTCTGTTTATAGAAGGGAGAGGATCCAGCAACAATACCTGAGTCTTAATGATTGAGAATTTGTCATTTAGACCTGTTaaaaattgtatgatttgatctTCAAGCTAAAAGTCTCTTGCACTTTGCATAACTTCACAACGACATTGATGAACACAAGTACAACTTGAAATTGGTCTGTGGGAATTCAACTCTTTCCATAATCCACGTAACTCAGTAAAGTAATCAAGAACTGATTTGGTACCTTGTTTGAGATTATTAATCTTAACACGCAGATTAGACACACGAATGCGATCAGCTTTAGCGAAAATTTCCTTGAGATTATTCCATATATCAAAAGCATTCTCCAAGAACATAATAGTTGGAGTAATCGCGGGATTCACAGAATTCAAGATCCATGAATAAACATGACAGTTGCACCGTTCCCATGCTGAGCGATTTAGATCAGTGAGATTAGGAACTGGAATAGAGCCATTGATGAATGATAGCTTGTTGTTATATCCAAGAGCTCTTTCCATGGATCATGACTAAGAAATATAATTGGAACCATTCAAATGCGGTGTAATGCTCACATAGTTTGGGCCTTCGCACGGATCTACGTAGTAGACAGAATCAACATCACCATTTGTGATGCGAGTGGGAttaatgcgtggatgcatgatgcagtagaagagaaagaaaaagtagATGGGACGTGAAGCGAAAGATTGTGTAGCAAGAAGAGACTAACGAATAAGAAATAGAGATGCATGTGGAAGTGTGAAAGGATGGATCGAAGATGATAATACCATATTATGGTCTACACATGAAGATCATGAAAGCAGTAATATGGAAGAAGATGAGAAAGATAGAAGGCAAATTCTCATGCTATTAATGGATGCTCATAAGAGTATTTATATACAAGAGATAATAGCTTATCATGCAAGCTATCTGatgtaactaactaactaacaacCTAGCCAACTAACAGATTACAAACTAACTTTTATCATCTATTAGCCTCTAAGTTCAGTTTCTTCCGAagtttcttgttcttcttctttgagGATTTGTGCAACTCCTTCAAAATATCAACATCGTCCAACTCCTTCATCTTGTTCCCATCTTCGTTCACAACTTCAGAAACATGTTTTCCTTGTCATGTATACatcttatataaataaattacaaGTTTCATCACCCTGCGATCATAGCCAAACATGTTTCACTATACTATAAATCACAAACCATTTGAAATAAAGAAGACATTAGTCTGCCAAAATGGTATTATAAATCACAAATCATTTGAGATAAAGAAGATATTAATCTGTCAAAATGGACATCTTAAGAAAAAATTTCCTTTGTTAGATCCGTTTTTGCAATGGTAGGACACCATACAAGCATGACACACACAGTCTTCCTAAATAGTTGCTCACAAATGTGGAATGGAAGGAAATGAATTTGTTTCGCCTTGAAATGGAAGAGGACATTGAAACAGATTTGATTGAATGGTTAAGGTGAAGAAATATGATAATACAATATGAGAAGAAGACATCTTAGGTTTACGAATGAAAGAGGAAATATTAAGTGTTTTTTTTggacaaaaaaaataaaagaaaaaaaaataaaaaacaaattagaaaataatataatcaatCTAAATCCACTTCATTATGTCACGTGTCAAGAAAAATTCTCTTGTGTCACTCCATGTCAACTTCCATTAAGGGCATTTAACGAAAGAGACCAATGTATAGACGGAAAAAAATTAGGATGATCattattcaaattttttttaaatgataaataaataaaaagtcgtAGATTCAAATCCGGGGTCTATCTCAACACAAAAAGTAGCTGGGATGGTTTAAGGAACACATTAATAAACTTTTTTCACCCCATTATACATTTTCttcataaataaaatacaattttataaatacattaaattattaaaaaaagactattccaattttttttttatcaaaaataaagaAGCCAATTGTAATGTTTGGTTACAACGTgaggaagaagaaagagagagacATTGTCCGTGTTTTCGTGAGACTCGATTGGAAAAACCTCAGAGAACAGAATAGAATAGAATGTCAACACATCTGCAAGATCCACCTTCAAACTCAAACTACAATCCCAATGCCACATCATCAACACCCCCTCCCAACCCCTTCATCCGCGGCAGCATCAACGGTGTCGCCACCGCTCAACACAGCGGCGAATCCCACTCTCACCACCGGAGAGCGCACTCCGAGATCAACTACCGTCTCCCCGACGAAATGATGGAACTATCACCGTCAAATCCGTTGAACGGAGGCGGCTCCTCGACCGCCAGCCTGGAGGAGATCGGATCGGAAGACGATCTGTTCTTCACCTACATTGACGTGGAGAAGCTCGGAAATGGATCGGATCAAAGCGGTTACGGTAACGGAGCGGGGACGAGCGGTCAAAATGATGGAGAGAAGAGTTTGAATGAAGCTACTACGCCGAGGACGAGGCATAGACATAGCTGCTCTGTTGATGGTACGACGTCGACGACGAGTATGCTTGGAGAGATCATGGATGCGAAGAAAGCTATGCCTCCGGATAAACTCGCCGAGCTTTGGACTCAGGATCCAAAGCGTGCCAAGAGGTTTATGTTGATCATTGCTATAATTGTTTTTATTGATTTATCTTCATTTGATAATGTATCAAGTTATCTGTTCTTAAATTATAATCATTATAATTGTCATTATTAATTCGTGATTAATTTGCGTTGATATTAGATACATGATTATTTGTAAATTTGAAAATGTAAGTAGTTGATTATGATTGTTTTGGTAAACAAATATCATTTGATCTCGAACTAATGCTTTTTTAGAATGTTGATTTTGAAATAGGAATTTTAGTATTGTCATTTTGGTGTTGTTGTTTGATGATTACGATTTTGTTGTGGTTGTGTGAAGAGTGAACTTTGGAGATCTCGAAATCGTTGTTAATCTCCTTGTTTTGTGTATAAACTATGTTGAATCTAATGATAGAATCTTTAGAGGAAAGATAGAATCTTTCTCTTTTGGTTTAgattattcaaaatctttttcattGGTTGCTATTTCTTAAGAAGAATGCATTTAGAAGTAAACAACTACTGTGGAATTGTAATTTCTAACAACTTTATGTCCTTGTTGAGTGTTTGAAATGGGATGGGAGATGGAAATGTTACTGAGGTTTATGCCAAAGATGATACTTTTGTTTCGGATTATTTTCAATAACTGCATTTTAGTAATTGTTTTGGATTTGTTTCGACTATAAACTCATAAGTGTTGTTGTTATGTTATGTATATAGAATACTTGCGAATAGACAATCTGCTGCGCGTTCAAAAGAGAGAAAGGCCCGTTATATACAAGAGCTTGAGCGCAAGGTTCAGACCCTTCAAACAGAGGCCACAACTCTCTCTGCTCAATTGACATTATATCAGGTTGGTGTCAACTTATATCCAGAAGAATATCTGTATTTTTATTCTGCCGTAGTAAAAACACTTAGATGTTGAGTCTAATCTGACACAACAACCCATTTTGTTTATTGGAGCTGCATTTCATGCTAGGTTTTGATATGATACTGCAGTTTCTTTCCTTTTTGTGGCTTTTGATTTTTGTCTGAGGATTCTAATGATATGACATTATTGGACGGTGGACATACTCTTCTTGTATTTCGCTTCacaaaatcctttttttttttgggtacTGAAATCTACATATTTCTTGATCATGTCACAGAATAGTAATTTCAATTCACAAATTATTTTAGTAATTCCTAGTATGGATATTGTTTTCAATTGAGCTTCAATATTTGTCGACTTCAGTTTGTATGCACAAACTTATGACTGATGAATCTTACTCATCACTTGTTGACTTTTTAGAGGGACACAAGTGGTCTGAGTACTGAAAATACCGACCTTAAGCTCCGTCTGCAAGCTATGGAACAACAGGCAAACCTTCGAGATGGTAGCTACTATTAACTAAATCACTTTCTTATGATACAACTAGATACATGTTTTACATATTTCAAATGATAGTTTTTAAGATAATCtcgttaaaattaattaatgatgTTGAAATTTGTTTCTGATTTTATGTAGCTCTTAATGATGCGTTGATGAAGGAAGTTGAGAGGCTTAAGATTGCTACTGGAGAGGCAATGAACCCCTCTGAATCTTATAATCTTGGAATGCACCCGATGCAATTCGCAGGGTCAAATTTCTTTTCAATGCCGCAACAACATTCAGGTCCTTCTAGTCACCAGAACATACAA
Encoded proteins:
- the LOC131662160 gene encoding transcription factor RF2b-like; its protein translation is MSTHLQDPPSNSNYNPNATSSTPPPNPFIRGSINGVATAQHSGESHSHHRRAHSEINYRLPDEMMELSPSNPLNGGGSSTASLEEIGSEDDLFFTYIDVEKLGNGSDQSGYGNGAGTSGQNDGEKSLNEATTPRTRHRHSCSVDGTTSTTSMLGEIMDAKKAMPPDKLAELWTQDPKRAKRILANRQSAARSKERKARYIQELERKVQTLQTEATTLSAQLTLYQRDTSGLSTENTDLKLRLQAMEQQANLRDALNDALMKEVERLKIATGEAMNPSESYNLGMHPMQFAGSNFFSMPQQHSGPSSHQNIQFPQFGHSPSNMPTHQLQQTNSHQMSEMLQNDHLGRFKGLDISSKGSALVKSEGPSISASESSTTF